A window from Mya arenaria isolate MELC-2E11 chromosome 9, ASM2691426v1 encodes these proteins:
- the LOC128246755 gene encoding eukaryotic translation initiation factor 5A-like, which translates to MADQQEIDLEEDFNQGESGSAQTIPKQCSSLRKGQFVCIKGHACKIVEMSTSKTGKHGHAKVHLVAIEIFTGKKYEDICPSTHNMEVPNVSRKEFSLNDISDDDFVSLMDEQGETREDLKLPDDDIGSGIRDKFADGQEVLVTVLKALGQERIISFKISS; encoded by the exons ATGGCTGATCAACAAGAGATTGATCTTGAGGAAGATTTTAATCAAGGTGAATCTGGTTCCGCTCAAACCATCCCAAAACAATGCTCATCTCTGCGAAAGGGCCAGTTTGTTTGTATCAAGGGACATGCATGCAAGATCGTGGAAATGTCAACCTCTAAAACTGGCAAGCACGGGCATGCTAAG gTGCACTTGGTTGCCATTGAGATTTTTACTGGCAAGAAGTATGAAGATATCTGTCCTTCGACACACAACATGGAAGTTCCTAATGTCAGCCGAAAAGAATTCTCG CTGAACGACATAAGTGATGACGATTTTGTTTCACTTATGGATGAACAAGGGGAAACCAGGGAGGACCTAAAACTACCAGACGATGACATTGGTTCCGGTATTCGTGATAAGTTCGCGGATGGTCAAGAAGTTTTG GTGACGGTGTTGAAGGCTTTGGGTCAAGAACGCATTATAAGCTTCAAAATATCGAGCTAG